From a region of the Arachis ipaensis cultivar K30076 chromosome B09, Araip1.1, whole genome shotgun sequence genome:
- the LOC107618798 gene encoding trihelix transcription factor GTL2 (The sequence of the model RefSeq protein was modified relative to this genomic sequence to represent the inferred CDS: added 117 bases not found in genome assembly) translates to MFDGVPGDQFHQFITPTRTTTTTTSSQIPLHHHLPFPLPLHHPSSNPTSSNPNNNTNTFPTNPTPFDPYHHHHHQLQLHQVHHQHPSILHPSLHLHQHHNNNNKHHHHDEDREENNASSTSTTTVPMNFEIERDHERQQMPPPQLIDPWSNDEVLALLRIRSTMESWFPQLTWEHVSRKMAELGYKRSAEKCKEKFEEESRYFSSNINFTNKTITPPPTTTTGYRFLSELEELYHQQDNSDHHHQQEVVVVEKQPSSTEGQEDKVVMDQALGEDDKENDEEVVAGAATVVLPEKIITTKTKERKRKRGGGDGDGNGDRVRFEMFKGFCESIVHKMMEQQEEMHNKLIEDMVRRDEEKLAREEAWKKQEVERMNKELEIMQQEQAIAGDRQANIIEFLKKFAPEIQTLVCVEEDHDDHNNNGRNKLVKVTNSNNNVEHNGSNLLLHSQNPNPPSSPSSSSAVILNNQNGVFVAAASSSTNPSSSPMIQAGKNPNSTYLNNDSPIVEADSAAKKAAATTANCEKDEIGRRWPKDEVLALINLRCNTQVSSNNDENGRETHKALPLWERISQGMVELGYTRSAKRCKEKWENINKYFRKTKDANKKRSLDSRTCPYFHLLSSLYSQGKLLLQPEKQETTTNNNDNHGKKIVTDHQTSSHQMGSAIAADDNHDHGGENNNNNKALMQAPSLDFDQF, encoded by the exons ATGTTTGATGGAGTGCCAGGAGACCAGTTCCATCAATTCATAACAccaacaagaacaacaacaacaacaacctcaTCACAAATCCCTCTTCATCATCACTTACCTTTTCCTctccctctccatcatccttct CAACACCCCAGTATCTTGCACCCATCATTACACCTTCACCAACaccacaacaacaataacaaacaTCATCATCATGATGAAGACCGGGAAGAAAACAACGCTAGCAGTACTTCCACTACTACTGTGCcaatgaattttgaaattgaaagagATCATGAGAGGCAGCAAATGCCTCCTCCTCAGCTCATTGATCCTTGGAGTAATGATGAAGTACTTGCTCTCTTGAGGATCAGATCTACCATGGAGAGTTGGTTCCCACAACTCACTTGGGAACATGTCTCGAG GAAGATGGCAGAGCTTGGATATAAGAGAAGTGCTGAGAAGTGCAAagagaagtttgaagaagaaagcaGATATTTCAGCAGCAACATTAACTTCACCAACAAAACCATTACTCCTCCTCCTACTACTACTACAGGTTACCGCTTTCTTAGTGAACTTGAAGAGCTTTATCATCAACAAGATAATAgtgatcatcatcatcaacaagaaGTGGTGGtagtggagaagcaaccaagtaGTACTGAGGGGCAAGAAGACAAGGTAGTCATGGACCAAGCATTGGGAGAAGATGATAAGGAGAATGATGAAGAGGTTGTTGCTGGGGCGGCCACGGTGGTGTTGCCGGAGAAGATTATTACGACAAAAACAAaggagaggaagaggaagaggggtGGTGGAGATGGTGACGGCAACGGCGACCGCGTGAGGTTTGAGATGTTCAAAGGTTTTTGTGAAAGCATTGTGCACAAGATGATGGAGCAACAAGAAGAGATGCACAACAAGTTAATAGAAGATATggtgagaagagatgaagagaagCTTGCAAGAGAAGAGGCATGGAAGAAGCAAGAGGTGGAGAGAAtgaacaaggagcttgagatcatGCAACAGGAACAAGCCATTGCTGGTGATAGACAAGCAAACATCATTGAGTTCTTGAAGAAATTTGCCCCAGAAATTCAAACCCTTGTTTGTGTTGAAGAAGATCATGATGATCACAATAATAATGGAAGAAACAAATTGGTGAAGGTAACAAATAGTAATAACAATGTGGAACACAATGGTTCAAATTTGTTGTTGCATTCCCAAAACCCTAATCCTCCATcatcaccttcttcttcttctgctgtGATTCTCAATAACCAAAATGGTGTTTTtgttgctgctgcttcttcttcaacaaacCCTAGCTCAAGTCCTATGATACAAGCTGGCAAGAACCCTAATAGTACTTATCTCAACAATGATAGCCCAATAGTAGAGGCGGACTCGGCGGCAAAGAAGGCAGCTGCCACTACCGCGAACTGCGAGAAAGATGAAATTGGAAGAAGATGGCCAAAAGATGAAGTGTTGGCACTGATAAACCTGAGGTGCAACACCCAAGTGAGCAGCAATAATGATGAAAATGGGAGAGAAACTCACAAGGCTCTTCCATTGTGGGAGAGAATCTCACAAGGGATGGTGGAATTGGGGTACACAAGGAGTGCAAAGAGGTGCAAAGAGAAATGGGAGAACATAAACAAGTACTTCAGGAAAACCAAGGATGCTAACAAGAAGAGGTCCCTTGATTCAAGAACTTGTCCCTATTTTCATCTTCTCAGTAGCCTCTATAGCCAAGGGAAGCTTCTTCTCCAACCTGAGAAGCAAGAaactactactaataataatgATAACCATGGAAAAAAAATTGTCACAGATCATCAAACTTCTTCACATCAAATGGGGTCTGCTATTGCTGCTGATGATAATCATGATCATGGAGGTgagaataacaataataacaaagctttgatgcaagCACCTTCTTTGGATTTTGATCAGttttaa